The Methanobacterium alcaliphilum genome segment ACTATTTAAATTTATAAATACGAATTTAAAATTGAAAGGTGTTTTAAACTAAAACCTTCTCTTTTTTAATACAAAAGACAGATATGTTAAACATAATTGAGAATTTACTTTAAAAATTGTGTTTATGTTTAGTTTTTAGATTTCAAATTTTTCTATTGCTGTTTTTTTATGAAATAAACATTTATTATGATCATTACTAACATTAAAATAATTTGCATTTGTTTTTGATTCATTAAGGGTAATTAGTGGAGCCAAATAGATTTTACTTAAATACCTAACGTTCTTATTTATATTTCCAGCTTTCATAACTAAATAAACTATAAAATCAAATGAAAAAAGATTAATCATGGATTACCAGATAATTAATAAAATATTAGAAATATACTCATTTTCTAGAATTATATTAGTAATTTTCCCAAACATTTATAATGATTAAGAAATATACCAAAATGATATTGAATTAAATATTAGTGAATTTACATTTAACTTTCAAGAGGTGAGAATGATGGATATTGATGATGACGGCAATAGTCAGGATCGAATGGGAGAATACGTGTGTAAATCAATTTTTTATGTTCTTTCAAGTAATATCCATCTTAGATTGATTTGAAAGTGAAATATATCATTTAATCTATTATTTTGCATACTTAACTCCCGACAGAATTCATTTAAATAAATTTATTTAGCTTAAGCTTATTTTAAGAGAATGCAAGATTACAGAAAAAACCTCATTCGGGAGGTTAGTCAATGAAAAAAACTAAAAAAGATGCAACTAATATAATTTCAAGGAATTTAATCGAATTTTCCTTGATGGACATTGAAAATACATTTAAATCATTTAATACATCAACAGAAGGTTTAAATCTAGAAGAATCAGTAACCCGCCTCGAAAAATATGGAAAAAATGAAATTAAATATGAAAAACAATTACGATGGTATGTACAATTATTCAAATCATTTATAAATCCATTTATAGGCGTATTAATTTTTATAGCTCTGATCTCTTTTACAGTGAATGTTGTTTTAGCTACACCTGCAGATAGGGACTATAAATTAATCATTGTGGTTATTATTATGGTCCTAATTAGTGGTTTGCTCCACTTTTTTCAAGAACATCGTTCTAATCAGGAAGCCGAAAAATTAAAAAAGATGGTAAAAACTACAGCTACTGTAATTCGAAAGGGAAGAGGAAAACAGGAGATAGATTTATTCAATCTAGTGCCTGGAGACATTATTCATCTTTCTGCAGGAGATATGGTGCCGGCAGATGTGAGAATAATTTCATCTAAAGATTTATTTGTAAGTCAATCTGCACTAACTGGTGAATCAGAGCCCTCAGAAAAATATAATACCAGCAGTTTTTTGAATATTGAAAAAACCAAGATCAATGTACTCGATCTGGATAATATCTGCTTTATGGGGACTAATATAGTAAGTGGAAGTGCATTAGCTTTAGTACTTTCAACTGGTAATAAAACATATTTTGGTTCAATAGCAAAGTCTCTTGCTGGAAAAGCCCCTATTACAAGCTTTGAAAGAGGAGTTAATAATGTAAGTTGGCTTTTAATTCGTTTCATGGTCGTAATGGTCCCAATTGTTTTTGTAATTAATGGAATTACAAAAAACGACTGGGTCGAAGCCCTACTTTTTGCAGTATCAATTGCTGTGGGACTTACACCTGAAATGCTCCCTATGATTGTAACCAGCAATCTGGCAAAAGGGGCTGTGACCATGGCCAAGCACAAAACAGTCGTGAAAAAGCTGGATTCAATTCAAAATTTTGGGGCCATGGATATTCTTTGCACAGATAAGACAGGAACTCTAACCCTGGATAAAATAGTACTTGAATTTCATTTAGATATACATGGAAACGAAGATGATAGAATATTGAGACATGCCTATTTGAACAGCTATTATCAAACCGGCCTTAAAAATGTGATGGACAATGCTATTTTGGAGTTTGGATCAAAAAAAGAATGCATTGAATTAAATAACAATTACAGTAAAATTGATGAGATTCCTTTTGACTTTTCAAGACGTAGAATGTCAGTAGTATTAGAAAACAACGAAGGTAAAAGACAATTGATTACAAAGGGAGCTGTAGAGGAAATGCTTGATATTTGCTCTTTTGCTGAATATCAAGGTAATGTGGAGCTTTTAACTGATGAAATTCGAAGTGAAATTAATGGAAGGGTAGAAAAATTTAATAAGGAAGGATTCCGGGTTATTGCAGTTGCCCAGAAAAATGATGTTCCTGAAGAAAACATTTTCGATGTTCAGGACGAAAGTGATATGGTTTTAATGGGATATTTAGCTTTCCTTGATCCCCCAAAAAAATCAGCTCCCGAAACAATTAAAGCACTTCAAGAACATGGGATTTCAGTTAAAATTATAACCGGGGATAATGAACTTGTAACCCAAAATATTTGTAAAAAAGTTGGTTTGCCAATAGATAATATACTGATGGGTTATGAAATAGGGCAGATGAAAATTGAAGAACTTGCAAAAGCAGCGGAAAATACCACCATATTTGCAAAAGTCTCCCCCTTAGATAAAGCCAAAATCATTAATGCATTAAAAAGCAATAACCATACAGTTGGATTCATAGGAGATGGAATTAACGATGCTTCAGCACTTAGGGAATCTGATGTTGGGATTTCAGTAGATAGTGCTGTTGATATAGCTAAAGAATCTGCGGACATAATCCTATTAGAAAAAAATCTGATGGTTCTGGAAAAAGGAGTACTTCAAGGACGGAACACCTTTGGGAATATACTCAAATATATCAAAATGACTGCAAGTTCAAACTTTGGTAATGTATTCAGTGTACTGGTTGCCAGCGCATTTCTCCCATTTCTCCCAATGCTACCCATAATGTTACTAATGCAAAACCTTCTCTATGATATCTCCCAGACGACAATTCCTTGGGATACCATGGATAAAAGTTACCTTAAAAAGCCCCGAAAATGGGATGCCAGTGATATTGGGAGGTTCATGATTTTTATTGGGCCTATTAGCTCAATCTTTGATATTGCAACCTTCTGGGTTATGTGGTATATATTTGCAGCTAATTCAATTGAGGTTCAATCATTATTCCAAACTGGATGGTTTATTGAAGGACTTTTATCCCAGACTTTAATAGTGCATATGATAAGGACTAAAAAAATACCATTCATTCAAAGCAGAGCTTCCACTCCTGTTTTATTGATGACCGGAATCATTATGACCATAGGGATTATTCTCCCCTTTACTTCAGTTGGGGCTGCAATCGGACTACAAGCACTCCCCATTACTTACTTCCCATGGCTTATATGTATATTAATATTGT includes the following:
- the mgtA gene encoding magnesium-translocating P-type ATPase; translation: MKKTKKDATNIISRNLIEFSLMDIENTFKSFNTSTEGLNLEESVTRLEKYGKNEIKYEKQLRWYVQLFKSFINPFIGVLIFIALISFTVNVVLATPADRDYKLIIVVIIMVLISGLLHFFQEHRSNQEAEKLKKMVKTTATVIRKGRGKQEIDLFNLVPGDIIHLSAGDMVPADVRIISSKDLFVSQSALTGESEPSEKYNTSSFLNIEKTKINVLDLDNICFMGTNIVSGSALALVLSTGNKTYFGSIAKSLAGKAPITSFERGVNNVSWLLIRFMVVMVPIVFVINGITKNDWVEALLFAVSIAVGLTPEMLPMIVTSNLAKGAVTMAKHKTVVKKLDSIQNFGAMDILCTDKTGTLTLDKIVLEFHLDIHGNEDDRILRHAYLNSYYQTGLKNVMDNAILEFGSKKECIELNNNYSKIDEIPFDFSRRRMSVVLENNEGKRQLITKGAVEEMLDICSFAEYQGNVELLTDEIRSEINGRVEKFNKEGFRVIAVAQKNDVPEENIFDVQDESDMVLMGYLAFLDPPKKSAPETIKALQEHGISVKIITGDNELVTQNICKKVGLPIDNILMGYEIGQMKIEELAKAAENTTIFAKVSPLDKAKIINALKSNNHTVGFIGDGINDASALRESDVGISVDSAVDIAKESADIILLEKNLMVLEKGVLQGRNTFGNILKYIKMTASSNFGNVFSVLVASAFLPFLPMLPIMLLMQNLLYDISQTTIPWDTMDKSYLKKPRKWDASDIGRFMIFIGPISSIFDIATFWVMWYIFAANSIEVQSLFQTGWFIEGLLSQTLIVHMIRTKKIPFIQSRASTPVLLMTGIIMTIGIILPFTSVGAAIGLQALPITYFPWLICILILYFIITQLLKTIYIQKFNRWL